TGAAGCCACAATGGAGTCTGAGAAATTGCTCAGTTTTTGGTTTAGGTAATTAGTTAATCGTTTTCATGCAGTGAGAAAAGCACTTAATTTGTCAAATTGGGCTTTACTGATTTCAATGAGCACGTTTTTGTTATTGTTCCAATTAGCACCTGGAAATATGTTACCATCATAtttcccagaaaacaaacaaacaccctccccccaaaaaaaactcaTGGTGGATACAATAGAATTTTAGACTTTGGATGGATGAAGACAAAGATTCCTCAACAGGGTAAGGTAGAGACGGATTGCATCCTAACCTTTGCCTTTTGCCAATTAACTTGATTGGTTATTGATCAACTGGGTGGCTGACCTTTGTTCCAGAAGCTATTGCAGCTGTGACAAGCACTTTAATTAGTGGAGCACATTTCATTAAGGAAATAATAAACATGCTTTGCTTTGGAGTCATCCCTCTTCCCCTGTCTTCCCCTGTCTCCAAGGCTCCCATTGATTTGGGGACCTTCAAAATATTCATTCTCTTTGTTTTACTTGCCAACATCAATAGGATGGCTGTGCCAAGGCTCCCAGTGGCTCCTGTTAAAAATTAGTGGCCCCACTGCTCTCTTCACATCCCCTCCTCTTAGCAGGAGCCCCCTCGCCCTCCTTTTGACCACTTTCCTCAGCATAAAACTCCACTTTCCTTTGCTCCCTTTGGAATCTCAACTTTTCCTCCATGAACATTCCGAGAACACGAACATCCTGATGTGAATTTACTCACCACTGCTTTTAGATCTTCTCCCAAATTCTAGGAAAGAGGGAAAATTAGGaaaggcaatgatggagagggtGGCTAACAGTTATACTAgctaaggagagagagaagtagtGAAATTATAGATGATGACCATTGGTGGTTGGTGAAAAACTGCTGTAAAAAGACATGCATCGTGAGGATAAATTAGGCGATATATCGTCTTGGAAACTTGTTCAGCAGTATGAACAAAATGGTGACCCATTAGTTTCACTGCATCACATACACTCCAAAGAGAGAgcatatattcaataaaaattcTCAACAATATCCATAACAATCTTAAATATATTGGCTCCTAGATAGAACACTTCAAAATGTCCACAAATAATGAGATGAATAAATTAATGTGCTATTGTATAATGGAATACTAGACAACAAAGAAGAATTGCTGCTCACAAAATTAGGAAAGAAATCTCCCAAACAACAATGAAACTGTGTGATTTTGTTTATGTAAGATTCACAAGCAGGAAAACGAGGTGAATTCATTTAGAAGAGAAGATAGGATGCTCTTGTTACCTTTGGTGGGTTAATTAATTTGGTGAATTCTTGTACAAATAGCCAGCAAGCATGTAtctctttgttttatcttttagttAGCATGGACAGGCTTTGTGAGCTAACTGCCATGATTTAACTTCTAACCCAGGACTGACCAACTGGCAGGTTACTATCTTAAACCGTTTTTTGGCTTCTGATATCACTGTGTTATTATGATGAGTTACAAATCAAATTTTAAAGCTGGAATGGATCATAGCTCAGTGGGACTACCATGTGGCTATTACTGTCTCATCCCCAAACAGGCATCTCTAGGAAGTTTCCAGAACTAGTGTTGGTTAGTGAGACTCATAGGGAGCCTCCTGTCCCAGAGCCCACAGGGAGCCTCTGGACTTCCACAGTGCCCTTGACCCCACATTTACCAATCTACCATATATGTTTATGGGTGAGTGTCATGTCTCCCCAGGGACATGGCCCATTGGTCAAGGAGAATGACGTACTCTTCATGGTACCAGGGGATTAACTCACGTTGAAGGTTATGGGATCTCAACTTTTCTCATCTCATAGCTGAATAAGTTGCCCCAAATCCATAGCTGAGCAGACACATAGCTGGGCAGCTGTGAAATGAAATttaccctttctctttcctcccttctgcctctctctctccctccttcccttctcctctcccctccccctccaccccttccctccctccctctcttccttcttatttccttcccagactccattctcctgcctctcaagtgctagggtgAGGAACATGTTCAACCACACCCCGAACTAGTTGTCCCTTCTTCTACCTCAGAGGCTAAGCCTCTGGGAACATGCTGACAGGGACATGCCCCACTCCCTTAGATAAGCGATACCTTGGCACACGTGTTATTTGGCATCAGGATACTTAGCAAATATTTGCCATGTGTCTATTGATCTCTTGTTCTTTCTTGActtccctgtccctgtcctgttCCCTTACTACACAAATGGGCTGATCTGAGCTCCCATTTGTTTGATTGAGCTTGGGACTCTTCCGGCACATTTCTGTTCCAGATAAATTCATGATCAGGTCATATGGAGTGACTGACTATACCCCAATAACCCAGAGTtccaactaaagaaaaaaaaaataaccaaccaaacaaaaagccttcaagtcaggcatgatggtgcaggcctataatcctagcacttgagtaGAGGTAGAAGAATCACGAGTTTACCATCATCCTCAGCTCCATGgcacatttgaggccagcctattctgTGTGAAATCTTACCTTTCAAAAAGTAAAGGTAGGCCAGGCATAGtggagcaggcctttaatcccatggatctctgtgaggttgaggccaccttggtctgTGTAGCAAGTTCAAGAAGATCCAGGACTATAGCCAgtgtgagaccttatctcaaaaacaaaaaataaaaagcaaacaccaaaaataaacaaacaaacaaacaaaaagatacttCCTAATTCATAACTGGGCCCTCTGGGAAACCCATAATGAGATTGGTCTTGGCCTGTGAGGACAAGGAATGGTTCATAACTGTAGTTGCCAATGAGAATGAGGTTAAGGAGCAAGCCACCTGCCCTGCAAAGGGGGCCATATAGTTTTCCTAGAAAACAGTCTAGTGTTTTCTAGTCTTGTGGTTGGGTTTGGTAAGGAATCTAATATGATGCTTATGCCTAGTATCTCAACTGCATAATATAATCTGTAGCCACTGTGAGCTCACACGTCTTCTCACTTTAATCCCACCTTCAGGGCACCCCACAAAACTTGGTAGGGGAAAGCCAACTCTGCCCGACCCTAGATGCCTTGGAGGTGGGGGAGCAGGCTGGGACTAAATGGAGGCCTTCAAAGAgtcagaaaaggggaaaggtcACAGCTTCCCCTCTTGGGGGAATCAGAGCCAAACTGGGAGGACAAGGAGAGTACAGAGTTTAATGGAAAGGTGCAGGTGGGAGCCAGATCCACTGGGGGTCCCTGATTTGCTAGGGATTTGTGTGGAAGGCTCTGAAAAGTCCTGAGGATTAGGTTTTGAGATGATTCATTAACAGTGTAATTCTGTCCAGTGGGGCAGACCTTGATGGAGGGCTCTGGCCAGACCCAAACCTACTTGTCCCTGAGATGCTAGTTCACACTGATTTATGCAGAACTCTAGCCTTCTAGGTGTACTCCTGAGAAAGCTTGTTGGGAACATGGGCATCTATGACATGGATGCTCACCCTCTTTGGTAGCCCTCTACATTCAGAATCACCCTGATTACCCTTGCAGCAAACTCCTTGCAAAGGCCATCGGGCACGAGGGCAATGACCTGTCCTGCTCACTCACATGTCCCTCTAGCACTCAGACTAGAGCCCAGCCCTGAGTAGACTCATATTTGTTAATAGAATTACCTGTCACTTAAGATAAGCCAAATGTCAGGACAAGCCGTCCATAGAACTTCACAGGACAGTCAATAAACACAGGGGACATTATTTTATAGCTTTACAAGATGGGCAAACtggaaaggatttgtttggaTGGATTAATGACTAGCAGTAAAAAATACTTGTGAAAAAATATGTAATATAGGTTTCTAGGGCTTCCCATGCTAGGACAAGCCCTCCATTAACAGCCTCAATAAACTACACCCTAGCCTTGGTGGGCCCTTAGGATCCCATCCTGCTTGAATAAGAGACTGATGCTCTTGGAAGCAAACTGTCTTGCTCTTTTGTTCAGGCTGTCAAGTGCTAGGGGCTGAAGTATGTGCTACTACACTTAGTTTACCTATCTTCAAATTTTTAAATCAATCCATTATTTTTGTCCCCCATCTGACAAGCCCAGTTTATCAGAAATATACAAAGCCAACACGACAcaatttatacaaatatttttcaagaCTTTATTGCAAACCAAAATTGGTTTATTGCACACAAAAAAAGTTGTGTGGTAGGGAGGAGGAATTGTACATATTATAACCATGTTAATTACAGTACATTAAAATGATGGTTTTACAAATAAGTCTGTAAGTTTAAATATACTAGTGTTATAACCCAATGTACAGACTTTCTTTACACGATACATACAATAATCAGGAATgcaaaaaaaataacataaataatgcccattttacaggtgacattttaaacaatgaaaacacCAACGGCTTTGACTGACAGCTGGGGCATTGGTCCATAAAAACCCtttctaaaaatagaaatatttgtaGCAGCAATGCTTTCCGTTAAGCATCTGGATGCACATCGTTGCAAGACCGTTTCAATAGATTTTAGTTATTAActatattttacaaaaaaaacaGTCTACACATAAATTTATCTTCCAAATATGGAAGAAACAAACAATGTCCCACATTGTAGTGTCCTGCAAGTGTCACATTGATGCTTATAACAAAACCGTCTGTCATCAGGCGTAGCACACTCACACCACTGTTCACACGGGAAATCCACaaggtagaaaaaaagaaaaaaaaaaccaaactgaacACTCTGCGATAGGAAAAAGCTTTGGAGCTAACAAGATCTCAGAAAAGGCACATTGCAGAATATTCGTGATCACAGCTCAGACAGACCTGCAGGAGATCCCTCTTAGACCTGCATCTTCCTTCTAACGAGACCAAGGTGTCTGTCTAAGTCGGCACTCTCATGCTCATTTAGAGCTAGCACCACGTtggaaggaagaataaaaaaacCTCACAAGCTCACTGAGAGGAGGGTGTGCTCTTCGAAAGCTTCCACCGAGCAGTGTGCGATGGGATTGCCAAGCTTCCAGGTGTGCAAATTCTCTTTCAAGATGTTCTGTCAGCTGGCAACTCCAAAGGCTAACTAAAACACTTAGAAAACACGCAGGAGATCCTTCGGAACCACCCCAAGAGTGTTCAGAGGAAAGAGTCCATGGGAGGCGCATAGGAGAAGCCAAGGAAGGCTTCTGCAGCTTCCTTGACGCTGGCCGTGATAAGAATGCTGTCGGGGGACCTGCCAATGGAGTTGGGGACTGGCTCTTCAGTAAACTCGGGGTCAAAGTGCCGAAGGTCACTGGGTCCACTCTGTTACAGGAAGGGGAAACACAGTCAGTGTCAAAAAGAACACACAGGGCAAAGGACAGGGAATCCTGAGCCCTATGATTCTCCTCTATAGGCTTAAAAGCCTAAAGTTTAGGAGGTATCAGTGTTGACAAGGTCTCATAGTGTAGTCTAGGCCGGCCTCAGACTAgaccctgcttcagtctcctgagatACAGGTATTATAGGTATGTGTCACTAGGCCTggcattgtttttaattaataaatgtattCATATTTACTGAGCTTTGCTGggattcaaacaaaacaaaaaagaaaaagaaaacccttttcCCCTGGGACAATGAGTCTACAGATAGTATCTGCTATTCTTCAAATTGTGGCCTAAATGAAACCTTCCAGACTTCACTATTCTTagaccagaaaacacagatactcaCCACGTTTGGGTTAAATGGGGGTGTAATCTTCTTATTAATGAGATCATCCCAGTTAattagagagaagaaaatatgatTCTTAATCTCCATCTGTTGGAAAAAAACAGATTCATTTAGATGGCAGAACTTGATAAAAGGCATGAGGTCAGTGTTCCTCCCCAAGGTCCCATGACAGCAGGACAGCAATACTTACAAAGTCTTCCTTGGCACCCAGCCTCTTTGTCCTGTCCTTCTGCAGGAGGCCCTCCAGGAGGTGCCTTGCTGAGTTTGTAATATTTGGTTTCAACTGGAGGGGCTTGTTCAGAATGTTGTCGTACATCTCAGCTGTGTTCCGGCTATAaaatggaggctggaagaggaagggaactTTTCAGGTTCAACTGAAGTTTTGACTAATGTATTAAGATAGAGAAAGTGCTGAACTTAGTATACTAAGCTGATCTTGAGACAGTCCCTTCCCTGGGTGCTGAACCAgccataatttttaaatgtctatcTACAACCTCCACTGGAGTTTTGATGGGGCATGTGTTTGAGTGGGCATGGGCTGCTACTGCACACCTTAGGTGTGGTCTTCTGTAGTAGTAAACTGTGTAGAAGAAAACCACTAAAGGGTTGGGATGTTGGCTCCGAACCTACCCTAAGGTTCAAACAATACtactaaagaaaaaatacagaagacaCTTTATAAAATGTACTTGAAAAATAACCAATGCCTCCTTTATTAGCTTTTCATAGGATTACTGATAGGGACAAGCCATAGTAGCTACACCTGCACTCAAGTAAACCCACAAGTGTTTTACAGCTGTCATGGGGATGATTTGGTGTGTTACTCACCAGGCCATAGAGCATCTCATACAAGACAGCTCCGAGGCACCACCAGTCCACGGTCCTGTCATATGGCTGCTTATGGAGTACTTCAGGTGCAAGATACTGAAAAGACACAGGAAGAGAGGTCAGATAGCCCTCAGATCCAGGCAGTCCTGACAGCAAGCATGTATTTGGAAAAGTCTGAGAACCAGTCAACTTGCTGGGTATATTTTGGATTACTGCCTCGTTAAAACCGCTATACTCTCTGAGGGTAACTGGCCCCCTGTGTGAGCACTGATGCATTTAGAGAGCAACTTAGTACCTAGTGAAACTGAGGATCTCTTATGACATGGATCTTACAGCTAGCTTGAATGAAAACCACAGAAGGCCTTGGAGATCCTCAGTGAAACACTAAACTTACTTTACTTGTACTGAATCATACTAAGAAATTGCTTTAGAGTTTACTTTTTGTATGTAAAAGCCTTACTGCACATGTCTCTTTTGGAAAGGGGAGGTAGATCAGGCACCAAGTCAAGAGTGCCTACCTCAGGTGTGCCACAGAAGGTGGACGTGGTACCGTTGTGCTCAATGTTTTCCTTGCAGAGCCCAAAGTCAGTCAGGACAATGTGTCCCTGTGAGTCCAGGAGAATATTCTCTGGCTTTAAGTCTCTGTGGGAAAATGAAAAGTGGTTGCATAGGTTAATTTCACTTCATGACAAATCCCCTGGAAAGACTGCTAAAGGGATTAGGACTTTTAATCCCTTGCTGCTCCATAGCCAATCACAGAAAGGAGTCTTTGCTCTGCTGGCCTGGATTAGGAACCACCCTCTTGGCTGGCTCACATGCTAGGGAAGTTTTAGAAGTGACCGAATTGTACATAATCACATATTTTAAGACTCCAAAGGCTCCGCCaggcctccctccttcccagccAGGTTGCTTTGCCTCCGACTTACCTATAAACTATGTTCAAGGAGTGCAGATAGCCCAAGGCACTTGCTATTTCAGCAGCATAGAAGCGAGCCCGTGGTTCTAGGAAGCAGCGTTCCCTCTGGAGATGGTAGAACAGCTGcaagagacaaaacaaagcaaggctGAGTGGGGCCATTTAATCAAGTCTGACACATAAGCCTGAAGAGAAAGACTGCAGAAAGTGGCTTGAAATAGATTAATAATAAATTGATAAGTTCAAGAAAATGTTGATTCCTTGAACCAAGCAAGCTGAGCAGAGAAACCCCACCACCTCTAGAGGTCTATTCCCCCAGCTCACCTCTCCACCGTTAATGTAGTCAAGGACAAAGTACAGTTTGTCGGCAGTCTGGAAAGAGAAGTGGAGGCCCACCAGGAAAGGGTGCTTCACATTCTTCAGCAGAACGTTCCGCTCTGACATGATATGCTTCTCCTAGGAAAAAGGTGACATTCAGTACCAAATTCAGACTTCAGCCTGGCACCAAATAACAGGGTAAAGATAATCACTAAGGCCATCAGGTGTCACTCCTACCTCCTTCTTTTTCAGGATAGCCTTCTTCTGTAAAACTTTGACCGCATAGAATGCTTCTTCTGCCTTGTGTCTGGCTAGAAGAACCTGAAATGTCAATCAAACAAGTcaaattttttttctatcctcATCCAGGGAGAATGTGCAAATGAATGCACAAAAGAGCATAGTTTTAAAGCTGTCATATTTGAAAATTACCTTTCCAAAACTGCCCTTTCCAATCACTTTCAAGAAATGGAAGTCAGATGGTTTAGCATGAGGATTGGAGGACGGACCAAGGTTGATTTGTTGAGAAGGACTtggctagaaaacaaaaacatcgCCCTTTAATATCTATGATAATATCTGTGAGTACGTAAAAGCTGCACACAGCCAACTGGTAGCAGATACAAGTTTATGAAATATGCCTTTCAAAACATTCCAGTGACTCAATACTTAAACACTTATGCCACTTGTTATGTTTTGAAGACATTCCTACCTtcacaataaataattttttcaaatgaTGTCTTAACTGACCACTACAGATTCATTTACCATTTCCCTCCAGAAAAGAGTACTTACCGGAGGAGAGGGGTTGGCGTTCATAAGCTCGGGCTCCTGAGGTTGGGAGATTTTCAAAATGGACTGAACTTCAGGGCTGCGGGGATTAAAGGACCGGTTTAGAAACTCTTAACTCGCCACCAGAGGGCACACCGACATAAGCTCAATTTCTGACTCAACCGTTCACCGTTTAAACCGAAAACATCTGAATGAATTACTTACAAAAACGTAGGTTAAGAAAATAACCCGGTTAAATATACAAATTGAGGTTGGTCCATCGAGAGAGGACGTGAAATTTGATAAACATGCACGCGAATTAATCTTACATCTCCAGGGCAGGTTCGACCcataaattaatattaatgttTAGAATTATTTCAGATAAGCTAAATGCTCAAGACCAAGAGATCTCTACCCCAGAGAAAATACTTCGGCTTCCCCCGATGAACAAAGTGGTAATAGTATGTCTTAGCGGCTGCTAAACTTAAacgattctttttatttt
This DNA window, taken from Cricetulus griseus strain 17A/GY chromosome 2, alternate assembly CriGri-PICRH-1.0, whole genome shotgun sequence, encodes the following:
- the Sgk1 gene encoding serine/threonine-protein kinase Sgk1 isoform X4, translating into MKEEALRSPWKAFMKQRRMGLNDFIQKIANNSYACKHPEVQSILKISQPQEPELMNANPSPPPSPSQQINLGPSSNPHAKPSDFHFLKVIGKGSFGKVLLARHKAEEAFYAVKVLQKKAILKKKEEKHIMSERNVLLKNVKHPFLVGLHFSFQTADKLYFVLDYINGGELFYHLQRERCFLEPRARFYAAEIASALGYLHSLNIVYRDLKPENILLDSQGHIVLTDFGLCKENIEHNGTTSTFCGTPEYLAPEVLHKQPYDRTVDWWCLGAVLYEMLYGLPPFYSRNTAEMYDNILNKPLQLKPNITNSARHLLEGLLQKDRTKRLGAKEDFMEIKNHIFFSLINWDDLINKKITPPFNPNVSGPSDLRHFDPEFTEEPVPNSIGRSPDSILITASVKEAAEAFLGFSYAPPMDSFL
- the Sgk1 gene encoding serine/threonine-protein kinase Sgk1 isoform X3 — encoded protein: MTVKTEAARSTLTYSRMRGMVAILIAFMKQRRMGLNDFIQKIANNSYACKHPEVQSILKISQPQEPELMNANPSPPPSPSQQINLGPSSNPHAKPSDFHFLKVIGKGSFGKVLLARHKAEEAFYAVKVLQKKAILKKKEEKHIMSERNVLLKNVKHPFLVGLHFSFQTADKLYFVLDYINGGELFYHLQRERCFLEPRARFYAAEIASALGYLHSLNIVYRDLKPENILLDSQGHIVLTDFGLCKENIEHNGTTSTFCGTPEYLAPEVLHKQPYDRTVDWWCLGAVLYEMLYGLPPFYSRNTAEMYDNILNKPLQLKPNITNSARHLLEGLLQKDRTKRLGAKEDFMEIKNHIFFSLINWDDLINKKITPPFNPNVSGPSDLRHFDPEFTEEPVPNSIGRSPDSILITASVKEAAEAFLGFSYAPPMDSFL
- the Sgk1 gene encoding serine/threonine-protein kinase Sgk1 isoform X2, whose protein sequence is MGEMQGALARARLESLLRPRHKKRAEAQKRSESVLLSGLAFMKQRRMGLNDFIQKIANNSYACKHPEVQSILKISQPQEPELMNANPSPPPSPSQQINLGPSSNPHAKPSDFHFLKVIGKGSFGKVLLARHKAEEAFYAVKVLQKKAILKKKEEKHIMSERNVLLKNVKHPFLVGLHFSFQTADKLYFVLDYINGGELFYHLQRERCFLEPRARFYAAEIASALGYLHSLNIVYRDLKPENILLDSQGHIVLTDFGLCKENIEHNGTTSTFCGTPEYLAPEVLHKQPYDRTVDWWCLGAVLYEMLYGLPPFYSRNTAEMYDNILNKPLQLKPNITNSARHLLEGLLQKDRTKRLGAKEDFMEIKNHIFFSLINWDDLINKKITPPFNPNVSGPSDLRHFDPEFTEEPVPNSIGRSPDSILITASVKEAAEAFLGFSYAPPMDSFL